In one Fibrobacter sp. genomic region, the following are encoded:
- a CDS encoding LysR family transcriptional regulator, whose translation MTLQQLRYAIGIAKVGSFNKAAEALFISQPSLTAAIHDLEEEIGIVIFNRSSRGVTLTPEGEEFIAQANQLYHHYETVLENYNKAEQKKKKFAVSTQHYSFAVKSFVDLVKRYNIDDYEFAIRETKTKEVIDDVAALKSEIGILYLSDFNRKYITYLLKEHDLEFHKLIDCHAYAYMWKDHPLAKKKSVNLDDLSQYPCLSFEQSESGSYYFAEEILSTNEYHKTIKANDRATMLNLMVGLNGYTLCSGIISEEINGSDYVAVPFKDAKGEDDRTMEIGYIVKKNFMLSTICRFYIQEMEKYLQVYTSEHKK comes from the coding sequence AGCCTTCCTTGACTGCGGCTATTCACGACTTGGAAGAAGAAATCGGCATCGTTATCTTCAATCGTTCCAGCCGCGGTGTGACCCTCACTCCCGAAGGTGAAGAATTTATTGCTCAGGCAAATCAGCTTTACCATCATTACGAAACGGTTCTTGAAAATTACAACAAGGCGGAACAGAAAAAGAAGAAGTTTGCTGTTTCCACTCAGCACTATTCTTTTGCGGTGAAGTCCTTTGTGGACCTGGTGAAGCGTTATAATATCGATGATTACGAATTTGCCATTCGCGAGACCAAGACCAAGGAAGTCATTGATGATGTGGCTGCCCTTAAGAGTGAAATCGGTATTTTGTACTTGAGCGATTTCAACCGCAAGTACATTACTTATTTGCTGAAGGAACATGACCTGGAATTCCACAAGCTTATTGATTGTCATGCTTACGCCTATATGTGGAAGGATCATCCGCTAGCCAAGAAGAAGTCGGTGAACTTGGATGACCTTTCCCAGTATCCCTGCCTTTCCTTTGAACAGAGCGAAAGCGGCAGCTACTATTTTGCCGAAGAAATCCTCAGTACCAACGAATATCATAAGACCATCAAGGCCAATGACCGTGCCACCATGCTGAATTTGATGGTGGGCCTCAATGGTTATACCCTTTGTTCTGGCATTATCAGCGAAGAAATCAACGGTTCCGACTATGTGGCCGTGCCTTTCAAGGACGCCAAGGGTGAAGACGACCGCACCATGGAAATTGGCTATATCGTGAAGAAAAACTTCATGCTCAGCACTATTTGCCGATTCTACATCCAGGAAATGGAAAAATACCTGCAGGTTTACACCTCGGAGCACAAGAAATAG
- a CDS encoding DUF4423 domain-containing protein, with translation MVTFSDIADYRDFLKSYYDRKKAEMPFYSYRMMGDKLGLDSSYLYRVLQKKQHLPAHALASAKEILALSGREAEYFDLLYTAAVTKDKGKREELIAKALSLRDVDRHSLQAAELKVLENWWIPAVRAYLELNGGVVNLKQIAHDICPPISEAQAQEAIDTLMEVGLVKKMASGRLALTDAHLTAGGPEKKVAVRKFQKQVLSLASDSLDNVPVDERNISTLTLSVDQACFDDLGDMLREFRRLVQKRVDSSKSPDRVMQLSMAFYPVARKGGVASVKDTEDGTRESK, from the coding sequence ATGGTTACTTTTTCTGACATAGCAGATTACCGCGACTTCTTGAAGTCGTACTACGATCGTAAGAAGGCTGAGATGCCTTTCTACAGTTATCGTATGATGGGCGACAAGCTGGGATTGGATTCCAGCTACCTGTATCGCGTGCTGCAGAAGAAGCAGCATCTGCCTGCTCATGCCTTGGCCTCCGCCAAGGAAATTTTGGCTTTGTCTGGCCGTGAAGCAGAATACTTCGACCTGCTCTACACCGCTGCAGTGACTAAGGATAAGGGTAAACGTGAAGAATTGATTGCCAAGGCGTTGTCCCTTCGCGACGTTGACCGCCATAGTCTGCAGGCTGCTGAACTTAAGGTGCTCGAAAACTGGTGGATTCCGGCTGTTCGCGCCTACTTGGAACTTAATGGCGGGGTTGTGAACCTCAAGCAGATCGCCCATGACATCTGCCCGCCCATTTCCGAAGCCCAGGCCCAGGAAGCAATTGATACTCTTATGGAAGTTGGCCTCGTCAAGAAGATGGCTTCTGGCCGTCTGGCCCTGACCGATGCCCATTTGACCGCCGGCGGACCCGAAAAGAAGGTCGCAGTACGTAAATTCCAGAAGCAAGTGCTCTCTTTGGCCAGCGATTCTCTGGATAACGTCCCCGTTGACGAAAGAAATATTTCTACTCTTACCTTATCCGTTGATCAGGCATGCTTCGACGACTTGGGTGATATGCTTCGTGAATTCCGCCGTTTGGTCCAGAAGCGTGTCGACAGTTCCAAGAGCCCTGATCGTGTTATGCAACTTTCTATGGCGTTCTATCCTGTGGCCCGAAAGGGAGGGGTGGCTTCCGTCAAGGATACGGAGGATGGAACAAGGGAGTCTAAATGA